The nucleotide window GCAAGCCATTTAGTGAATGAATGGCATGAATTGCCGATTGATGTTGTAGGTTTAGATTGGCGCCTATCAATCAGTGAGGCGCGCGCAAAAGGCATTACAAAGCCTGTGCAAGGAAATTTAGATCCAACAATGCTTTTAGCTAGCTGGGATGTGCTTGAAGCACGTGCAAAAGAAATTATTGACCAAGGACTTGAAACGCCAGGACATATTTTCAACTTAGGACATGGGGTATTCCCAGAGGTGGACCCTGCGGTATTAAAGCGTTTAACAACATTTATTCATGACTATAGCCGCGAGCAAATCGCAAAGCGCAGGTAAGCAAAATTTAGACGAGGTGACAATGATGAAGCAAGTACGTGGATTGTTAGTGATGGCATATGGTACGCCATACAAGGAAGAGGATATCGAGCGTTATTATACGCATATTCGTCATGGGCGTAAGCCTGCACAAGAGGATATCGATGATTTAGCTGAACGCTATCGTGCAATCGGTGGCATTTCACCGTTAGCGAAAATGACAGAGGCACAGGCAAATGCTTTATGTGCACGTTTAAATGAAGTACAGGACGAAGTGGAATATAAAGTGTTTATTGGCTTAAAGCATATCGAGCCATTCGTGGAGGATGCCGTTGCAGCAATGGTCAACGAAGGCATTACAGAGGCTGTATCTATTGTATTAGCACCACATTTCTCTACATTCTCGATTAAATCATACAATGGCCGTGCACAGGAAGAGGCGGACAAGCTAGGTGGTACGCTAAAAATTACGTCTGTGGAGGCATGGTATGATGAGCCGAAATTTATTGAGTATTGGCGCCAAGCTGTTGATGGCGAGCTAGAAAAAATGTCAGCAGAAGAGCGTGCAAACTGCTGCTTAATCATTTCTAATCACTCTTTACCTGAAAAAATTAAGCTTGCTGGTGATCCGTATGAAGATCAATTAATTGAAACAGCAAACTTAATTAAAGCAGCGGCTACTATTGAAAATATTGCAGTAGGCTGGCAATCAGAAGGTAAAACACCAGAGCCTTGGTTAGGGCCTGATGTGCAAGATTTAACGCGTGAGCTATTTAATGCACATGGCTATAAAGCATTTATGTATGCTCCTGTAGGGTTTGTAACAGAGCATTTAGAAGTGCTTTATGACAATGATATTGAATGTAAAGTAGTTTGCGACGAATTAGGTGTGGGCTATTATCGCCCAGCAATGCCAAATACACATCCATTATTTATTGACGCAATGGTTGATGCCATTCATAAAAAACTAGCATAATTGAATAAAGGGCATGTCTGAAA belongs to Lysinibacillus louembei and includes:
- the hemH gene encoding ferrochelatase → MKQVRGLLVMAYGTPYKEEDIERYYTHIRHGRKPAQEDIDDLAERYRAIGGISPLAKMTEAQANALCARLNEVQDEVEYKVFIGLKHIEPFVEDAVAAMVNEGITEAVSIVLAPHFSTFSIKSYNGRAQEEADKLGGTLKITSVEAWYDEPKFIEYWRQAVDGELEKMSAEERANCCLIISNHSLPEKIKLAGDPYEDQLIETANLIKAAATIENIAVGWQSEGKTPEPWLGPDVQDLTRELFNAHGYKAFMYAPVGFVTEHLEVLYDNDIECKVVCDELGVGYYRPAMPNTHPLFIDAMVDAIHKKLA